TCGCAGCGGTGGACTGGCAATTGCTGCTGTTGTTCATCTGCCTCTTCGGCGTAACGGCAGCCTTTTCAAACACAGGTCTCGCAACGGGCTTGATCGAAAAGATGGCAGAGTTAAATCTGTTGCCGGAACGGCTGTCCGTCATGGCGCCGATCAGCCTGGTCTTGTCGAACACCATCGGGAACGTGCCCGCGGTCGTCCTGATCACGACACTCATTCCAGATTTGGGAAGCGGCCCCCTCATTGCTCTTTCACTGCTCTCGACGCTCGCGGGGAACCTGCTTCTCACGGGATCCATCGCCAATATCATCGTCGCGGAGCGTGCCCGCTCACATGGCGTGACCCTGAGCTTCGCTGATTTCGCCCGTTCCGGGATCCTGATGACCGCCGTGAGCTTCGCCGCCGCCATCGGCTGGCTCCTGGCGATCGGGATCGTGGCGATGTGACTATTCCGCGGCTGTGGCGACCGTCACCGGGCGTCGACTCCGGCCTGAGCCTCCAATGGTCAGGTAGATGGCAAGCGCTCCGAAGCCCATGATGGGCATGATGGTGGCCAATGCCTCGAGCGGATCATTGAACAGTGACGCAATGGCCGTTCCAGCGAAGCCTCCGCCGATCTGCAAGAAGCCCATCATCGCGGAGGCCGCACCGGCCATGGTCGGAAAGTGGGCAAGAGCATCGGTCGTCGTCGACGGCAACAGGAATGCGATGCCGAACGCCCAGATCCCGACAGGGATCATCACGGTCAGGAATGTCGGCTCCACCAGGCGGAGGACGATGGCCATGGCTATTGCTCCCAGCAAAACAAAGCCAAGACCGACCGGCACCATGGTTCGCGCTTCGCGGTGCTTCAGGATTTGGCCGGTCAAGCCCGCTCCCGTGAGGAAGGAGGCCGACTGCATCAGCATGCCCAATCCGAACTCAATCTCGGTCAGGCCCACCTTGTCGACCAGCACGAAGGGCAGGATTCCCGCCAGAGTATACAAACCGCCCAAGGTCAATCCAACGATCAGGCTCGGGGCTAAGAAGCGCCTGTCGGATAGGAGCGTCAGATAATTGCGGAGTATGCGCAGCGGCCGCAAATGCGCCGGGTCGCGTTCTGCGAGGGTCTCGGGCAATCCAAATATCACCAGCAGGATCAGACCGATCCCGTAAATCAGCATCAAGACGAAGATCGAGTGCCAACCGAAAGCCAAGAGCATGACACCGCCGATGGTCGGCGACAGAGCAGGGCCAAGCGCCAACATCAGGCCGATCGTGTTCATGATCTTGGCCGAGGCCTGTCCTGTGAATTGGTCGCGAACAATGGCCCGGGACAGCGCAACCCCGGCGGCTGCGCCGATTCCCTGGAGAATCCGGCCCACAAGGAGCCAGGTCACGGAGGGTGCGACCACGCAAATCAAGCTGCCCAGCATGTAAAAAACGAAGAAGCCGAGAGCGGTCGGCCGGCGTCCCAGCGCGTCGGACATGGGGCCGCTGATCAGCTGGGCGAAGGCGAACCCAAAAAAGTAGGCGGTCAGGGTCAGCTTGATCGTGGCCGGATCGGTTGCGAAAAACTTCACCAGAGCAGGCATGGCCGGGGTGTAGAGCGCCATGCTGACGGAGCCCATGGCGACCAGAACTGCACCGATCGTCGCAGTCCGCGTCGGCGACATCAGCTGCTTCACGCGTCCGTCTCCGCCAGATTTTCAGCCAACAGATTGGTCCGCATGATGTGAAGATCCAGACGAAGCCGTTCGACTTCATCGGGACTCATGCCCTGGGTCGCATGGTTACGGATCTCGGTAGCGATGTCGGAGACGAACTGCACTATGGGAGCTGCCTGGGCAGTCACCCGGACCAGTTTCGCCCGACGATCCGCAGGATCCGGAACTCTCTCCACAAGCCCACGGGCTTCGAGCTTATCCAGAAATCCAACCAGGGTCATGGGCTCGATGCCCATCAGGTCCGCGATCGCGCTCTGGTTGGACCCTTCGAACCTTGCAGCATAAGCAAGAGTCCGGGCTTCACCGGACGTCAAACCCAGCCCGGCCCTATCGAGAGTCTGCTCTATGCGGCGGCGAAGAAGCCTAGCCACCTCGAAGGTGAGGAAGCCCACGTTGTCTGTCGGAGATGCCATAGACGAAAAAACTGACTTATAATAAGGATACCATACTATATGGGACGGCGCCTTGGAGACGTCAATCACCTTGAATCCGGTCGTACAAACTGGATTAACGTGGTCCTTCTGGGACGAGCATGCCAGGTGCAGGTTGCGCTTTGACGCGCAGTGACTATATTGCGCCGCATCACAGTAGCCGCGGGCCGGGTCCGGTTTCCGCGGCATTTCGTTTAGGCAAAGCCATGGATCTACGCAACATCGCCATCATCGCCCATGTCGATCATGGCAAGACGACGCTGGTCGATCGCCTGCTCTCCCAATCGGGCGCCTTCCGCTCGAATCAAAGGGTTGCAGAGCGGGCCATGGATTCCAACGATCTCGAGCGAGAGCGCGGGATCACGATCCTCGCCAAGGTGACGTCGGTCCCATGGGGCGACATACGCATCAACATCGTCGATACGCCTGGCCACGCGGATTTCGGCGGAGAGGTCGAGCGGATCCTCAACATGGTCGA
The window above is part of the Rhodoligotrophos appendicifer genome. Proteins encoded here:
- a CDS encoding multidrug effflux MFS transporter, translating into MSPTRTATIGAVLVAMGSVSMALYTPAMPALVKFFATDPATIKLTLTAYFFGFAFAQLISGPMSDALGRRPTALGFFVFYMLGSLICVVAPSVTWLLVGRILQGIGAAAGVALSRAIVRDQFTGQASAKIMNTIGLMLALGPALSPTIGGVMLLAFGWHSIFVLMLIYGIGLILLVIFGLPETLAERDPAHLRPLRILRNYLTLLSDRRFLAPSLIVGLTLGGLYTLAGILPFVLVDKVGLTEIEFGLGMLMQSASFLTGAGLTGQILKHREARTMVPVGLGFVLLGAIAMAIVLRLVEPTFLTVMIPVGIWAFGIAFLLPSTTTDALAHFPTMAGAASAMMGFLQIGGGFAGTAIASLFNDPLEALATIMPIMGFGALAIYLTIGGSGRSRRPVTVATAAE
- a CDS encoding MarR family winged helix-turn-helix transcriptional regulator, with the protein product MASPTDNVGFLTFEVARLLRRRIEQTLDRAGLGLTSGEARTLAYAARFEGSNQSAIADLMGIEPMTLVGFLDKLEARGLVERVPDPADRRAKLVRVTAQAAPIVQFVSDIATEIRNHATQGMSPDEVERLRLDLHIMRTNLLAENLAETDA